One Purpureocillium takamizusanense chromosome 1, complete sequence genomic window carries:
- the ARP8 gene encoding actin-like protein arp8 (EggNog:ENOG503NWRY~BUSCO:EOG0926248P~COG:Z) codes for MVGKVSERVLLREGLERTDNGMKLTTWPDVSPINQKNYYTDYMKRDDQILALRLQNDATRDRLVQNARDRDRILSKPANGELPLPVPDLVEEDGAATPSGGVDPSRIIVVHPGSQNLRIGFASDALPKTIPTTLATKFPQTESDMYEALPRRQFEAKTTDQQYGEEWCKKYQKMCAELKVEMRANKRKVLPNSKELVQTFNRRTEAEVIEKHNDPLEIEWTDVKTLEDPESLASCFIGNEALRVPDDSDPKFKLWWPIRQGWWNEDDYTSQEHLYDDFETLLDKALRQELGLKTNSEWQQYSCVFVIPDLYDKRYVEQVLRSCMTWFEFNRVCFVQESLAATFGAGYTQACVVDVGAQKTSVTCVEDGLILEDSRINLKYGGYDITETFVKMMLFDNFPYQEINLQRRYDFLLAEELKIKHCTMSQADVSVQLFQFHVRAPNQPTRKFAFKTYDEVILAPMGVFEPSIFDNGTKLKGRRKLVERSYNAYDVDIPDDPTPAAQLAILALVKPSLTATAINGPSHSQQDVSTPSREKLQFNFLGKGDGATATPAESHAGSPAPEGSSTPVPPPFVFGAGKDGGNAESPAPNGTRAAGTPVPSQSQPPPGIFVDSQERSPTSVAAERDAVLPVAPLDIAILTSIQNAAKGDDKKLRDFLGSIMVIGGGAKVPQFTVVLEEKLKARRPDLIDRILVSRSARDMDEQVVSWKGASVFAKLSTNDSWISPFEYERLGARTLHHKVLWAW; via the exons ATGGTCGGCAAGGTGTCGGAGAGGGTCCTCCTCCGTGAAG GGCTGGAGAGGACTGACAATGGCATGAAGCTGACGACCTGGCCCGATGTCTCGCCAATCAACCAAAAGAACTACTACAC GGATTACATGAAGCGCGATGACCAGATCCTCGCCCTTCGCCTCCAAAACGACGCCACGCGCGACCGACTCGTCCAGAACGCAAGAGACCGCGATCGCATCCTATCGAAGCCTGCCAATGGCGAGCTGCCCCTGCCCGTccccgacctcgtcgaggaagacggcgccgcaaCCCCgtccggcggcgtcgacccctcccgcatcatcgtcgtccacccCGGCAGCCAGAACCTCCGCATCGGCTTCGCCAGCGACGCGCTGCCCAAAACGATCCCGACGACCCTCGCCACCAAGTTCCCCCAGACCGAGTCCGACATGTACGAAGCCCTACCACGGCGACAGTTCGAGGCCAAGACCACCGACCAACAGTACGGTGAGGAGTGGTGTAAAAAGTACCAAAAGATGTGCGCCGAGCTCAAGGTCGAGATGCGCGCCAACAAGCGCAAGGTGCTCCCAAACTCCAAGGAGCTGGTCCAGACCTTCAATCGCCGCACCGAAGCCGAAGTCATTGAGAAGCACAACGACCCCCTCGAGATCGAGTGGACTGACGTCAAGACGCTCGAAGACCCGGAATCCCTTGCCTCTTGCTTCATTGGAAACGAAGCCCTCCGGGTCCCCGACGATTCGGATCCCAAGTTCAAGTTGTGGTGGCCCATACGCCAAGGCTGGTGGAACGAGGATGACTACACGAGCCAGGAGCATCTGTACGACGACTTCGAGACTCTGTTGGACAAGGCCCTTCGCCAGGAGCTTGGCCTTAAGACCAACAGCGAGTGGCAGCAGTACAGctgcgtcttcgtcatccCGGACCTCTATGACAAGCGCTATGTCGAGCAGGTGTTGCGCTCCTGCATGACCTGGTTCGAGTTCAACCGCGTTTGTTTCGTCCAGGAGAGTCTGGCTGCCACCTTTGGCGCCGGCTACACCCAGGCGTGCGTGGTCGATGTCGGAGCGCAGAAGACGTCGGTGACGTGTGTGGAAGACGGCCTCATCCTGGAGGACTCGAGGATCAACCTCAAGTATGGTGGCTACGACATCACCGAAACCTTTGTCAAAATGATGCTCTTCGACAACTTTCCGTATCAGGAGATTAACCTGCAGCGCCGCTACGACTTTCttctcgccgaggagctcaagaTCAAGCATTGCACCATGTCACAGGCAGACGTCTCGGTTCAGCTGTTCCAGTTCCATGTGCGAGCCCCGAATCAGCCCACCCGCAAATTCGCCTTCAAGACATACGATGAAGTAATCCTTGCCCCCATGGGGGTCTTTGAGCCGTCCATCTTCGACAACGGTACGAAGCTGAAGGGCCGACGGAAGCTGGTTGAGCGCTCCTACAATGCCTATGACGTGGACATTCCCGACGACCCGACGCCTGCGGCCCAGTTGGCCATCTTGGCACTTGTCAAGCCATCACTCACGGCGACTGCCATCAACGGGCCCTCACATTCGCAGCAGGACGTCTCGACGCCTAGTAGGGAGAAGCTCCAGTTCAACTTCCTCGGCAAAGGGGATGGTGCCACGGCAACCCCTGCCGAGTCGCACGCTGGGTCACCCGCACCTGAAGGCAGCAGCACACCGGTGCCCCCGCCGTTTGTCTTTGGAGCTGGCAAGGATGGAGGGAACGCTGAGAGCCCGGCCCCCAACGGGACGCGGGCTGCAGGGACGCCCGTCCCGTCGCAATCCCAACCACCGCCGGGCATCTTTGTCGATTCGCAAGAGCGCAGTCCCACctcggtcgccgccgaacgGGACGCTGTCCTTcccgtggcgccgctggACATTGCAATCCTGACTAGCATTCAAAACGCCGCTaagggcgacgacaagaagctgCGGGACTTCCTCGGCAGCATCATGGTGATTGGTGGAGGAGCCAAGGTCCCGCAGTTCACCGTGGtgctcgaggagaagctcaaggcgcgAAGGCCCGACCTGATCGACCGGATCTTGGTGAGCCGGAGTGCTAGGGACATGGACGAGCAGGTGGTGTCGTGGAAGGGGGCGAGCGTTTTCGCCAAGCTGTCAACAAACGACTCGTGGATCTCGCCTTTTGAGTATGAGCGTCTGGGTGCGAGAACCCTGCACCACAAGGTGCTCTGGGCTTGGTAA
- a CDS encoding uncharacterized protein (COG:S~SECRETED:SignalP(1-22~SECRETED:cutsite=GLA-AK~SECRETED:prob=0.5965)~EggNog:ENOG503PEV2), with amino-acid sequence MKPAVVVFNVLGAFALGASGLAAKINNDGGGGGGGTLLVSPRGDTYTTFVPSWEVEVRPGGETAVLNGTVQEVRAQLLELNPRWESDVGRHTLDRRIIANYPDCRKDGAFKLGDDVHCGRWKDAGIDWHDTLWHAEVHLWGWPGKPRNGPGPGNCGRVSCENNIGVWWCNDEPHPKELESFDWIADGVCIVLKHELCYQVGSAQIFNKDNWNVIISSDEGLNC; translated from the exons ATGAagcctgccgtcgtcgtgttCAACGTGCTCGGCGCCTTTGCACTTGGG GCatccggcctcgccgccaagatcaacaacgacggcggcggcggcggcggcggcacgctcCTCGTCTCCCCCCGCGGCGACACCTACACCACCTTTGTCCCATCCTGGGAGGTAGAGGTCCGcccgggcggcgagacggccgtcCTCAACGGGACCGTCCAGGAGGTCAgggcgcagctgctcgagctcaACCCGAGGTGGGAGTccgacgtcggccgccacacgctcgaccgccgcatcatcgccaacTACCCCGACTGCCGCAAGGACGGCGCCttcaagctcggcgacgacgtccacTGCGGCCGCTGGAAGGACGCCGGCATCGACTGGCACGACACGCTCTGGCACGCCGAGGTGCACCTCTGGGGCTGGCCCGGGAAGCCCAGGAACGGCCCCGGCCCAGGCAACTGCGGCCGGGTGAGCTGTGAGAACAACATCGGCGTCTGGTGGTGCAACGAC GAGCCCCATCCCAAGGAGCTGGAAAGCTTTGACTGGATCGCGGATGGGGTTTGCATTGTCTTGAAGCACGAACTGTGCTATCAGGTGGGATCGGCTCAGATCTTCAACAAGGATAATTGGAACGTCATCATATCATCAGACGAAGGTCTCAACTGTTAG